A stretch of the Salminus brasiliensis chromosome 19, fSalBra1.hap2, whole genome shotgun sequence genome encodes the following:
- the kdm2ab gene encoding lysine-specific demethylase 2A, whose protein sequence is MDEAQPRYSKRLRTGTRRRYQDDGISDDEIEGKRTFDLDEKLQSNYFNSDLVKIMDGKDFTFEYIQREGLRDPIIFTKADGLGIQMPDEDFSVSDVKLFVGSRRMIDVMDVNTQKGIEMSMSQWRRYYETPASEREKLYNVISLEFSHTKLEHLVKRPASVDVIDWVDNMWPRHLKEKQKDSTNAIIDMQYPKVQKYCLMSVKGCFTDFHIDFGGTSVWYHILRGGKVFWLIPPTPQNLELYENWVLSGKQGDIFLGDKATDCQRIELKQGYTFMIPSGWIHAVYTPEDTLVFGGNFLHSFNIPMQLNIYNIEDRTRVPSKFRYPFYYEMCWYVLERYLYCLTNTSHLTPEFQKHTLGIGLKKEDYIKPNKLDGHTSDGEQEQEEKGEEEEEEEEEEEGGKEGKEGEEEDAEMKKEEDIKEEDALSSPARPGVKVHLTPFELEGLWQLLHKLEELPTHKKCVPAGIRNAPALLNDIRAVLEEHANDDPKLSYTGKPIVTWPKRPSWYRPPVHPLSPLYRPRAPGSGPMLAPVPRPVKPPSSISALRRRRVRCKRCVACLRTECGACTYCRDMRKFGGPGRLKKTCVLRQCLAPGLPLSAVCAICKEGNQETEDSEPTQTLMECSECAQITHPECITVPGEGVINKDLPSCWECPKCVQEKNTESSSSSSEKEGESSVTTGSPSLGPPAKRAYREGIGVGALRLGRRSRPPLSPSSFPLTRSRRQPPPSQRLLLQHQQSRKRASVLELQHRKRIKLERNKILQSLLRQRSLERSMAVRAALSKGASRGRGVPAYRGRGVRLRGGGRVGALRGRTEKEEHGTDSDEEEGREKEERRENGRGGKENWPQRHGGRANVEENGDGQQNGERERDEDEEHSRTDSSPALSDEVRGQRSCVTVTLQPSRGRRDPSTIVPKLEANVSPRSLPQSPRDINGKSLLRPPLRNGVRHSDKTHTNLHTPHSHTHVVKSHTDRTHLQSPMLTRTTSKHSHMRFNSRDSHHSGKNSRHDRGKHPTSSSSSCPVARGSSEQNGANESGWERPVWVSVFRYLTRAELCVCMAVCKNWYKWGCDKRLWTRISLSRCQSISPQALSGIIKRQPVTLDLSWANISKKQLTWLINRLPGLKDLVLSGCNWTSVSALSSLSCPLLRSLDLRWADGVKEAQIRELLSPPGSNNRSQLRNMQCLRLCGLEVTEATLRLIIRHMPQLTRLELSHCPLTDNALNLLTAVGSSTRNTLAHLNLAGCSRLTDHCLPYLQRLSCLSVLDLRGCKGVSRQACEKFISELSVTALYCLSDDKLIQRIS, encoded by the exons ATGGATGAGGCTCAGCCCCGTTACAGCAAGCGCCTG CGAACAGGAACACGGCGACGTTACCAGGATGACGGCATCTCGGATGATGAGATTGAGGGAAAGAGGACGTTTGACCTTGATGAAAAACTTCAAAGCAACTACTTCAATTCAGACTTGGTCAAAATCATGGATGGAAAGG ACTTCACTTTCGAGTACATCCAGCGAGAAGGGCTTCGGGACCCCATCATCTTTACTAAAGCAGATGGTCTTGGCATACA GATGCCTGATGAAGATTTCAGCGTGAGCGACGTGAAACTGTTTGTAG GCAGTCGAAGGATGATTGACGTGATGGACGTAAACACTCAGAAAGGCATTGAGATGTCAATGAGTCAGTGGAGGCGGTACTACGAAACTCCAGCTTCAGAAAGGGAAAAGCTGTACAACGTCATCAGTCTCGAGTTTAGTCATACGAAACTGGAGCACCTTGTCAAGAGACCTGCCTCG GTTGATGTGATCGACTGGGTGGACAACATGTGGCCACGGCACCTgaaggagaaacagaaagactCTACTAATGCCATCATAGACATGCAGTACCCAAAAGTTCAGAA GTATTGTCTGATGAGTGTGAAGGGCTGCTTCACAGACTTTCACATAGACTTTGGCGGCACATCAGTCTGGTACCATATCCTGAGGGGAGGCAAG GTGTTCTGGCTGATCCCGCCAACACCACAGAACCTAGAGCTCTATGAGAACTGGGTACTGTCAGGAAAACAGGGTGACATTTTCCTCGGAGACAAAGCCACCGACTGCCAGCGCATTGAGCTAAAACAGGGCTACACCTTCATGATCCCCTCAG GATGGATCCATGCAGTATACACCCCTGAGGATACTTTAGTGTTTGGTGGGAATTTCCTGCACAGTTTCAACATTCCAATGCAGCTGAACATCTACAACATTGAGGACCGCACAAGG GTCCCATCTAAGTTCCGTTACCCGTTCTATTACGAGATGTGTTGGTATGTGTTGGAGCGCTACCTCTACTGTTTAACCAACACCTCTCATCTCACTCCGGAGTTCCAGAAACACACTCTGGGTATAG ggcTGAAGAAAGAGGACTACATTAAACCAAACAAACTCGATGGTCATACAAGTGATGgtgagcaggagcaggaggagaagggggaggaagaagaagaagaagaagaggaggaggagggggggaaggAGGGGAAagagggggaggaggaagaTGCTGAGATGAAGAAGGAGGAAGATATCAAAGAAGAAGATGCGCTCTCTTCTCCGGCCCGTCCAGGCGTGAAAGTGCACCTGACTCCGTTTGAGCTGGAGGGCCTGTGGCAGCTACTGCACAAACTGGAGGAACTGCCCACACACAAGAAGTGTGTCCCTGCCGGCATCAGGAATGCTCCAGCGCTTCTTAATGATATCCGG GCTGTGCTGGAGGAGCATGCCAATGATGATCCCAAGTTGTCCTACACTGGAAAACCCATTGTCACATGGCCCAAACGG CCTTCGTGGTACAGGCCACCCGTTCATCCCCTGTCTCCGCTTTATCGCCCACGAGCTCCAGGCTCTGGTCCCATGCTGGCGCCGGTGCCTCGACCCGTAAAACCCCCCTCTTCCATCTCAGCTCTGCGCCGGCGGCGGGTGCGCTGCAAACGTTGCGTGGCCTGCCTGCGCACCGAGTGTGGAGCTTGCACTTACTGCAGGGACATGAGGAAGTTTGGTGGTCCAGGGAGACTCAAGAAGACCTGTGTTCTCAGGCAGTGTCTGGCT CCGGGGCTGCctctgtctgctgtgtgtgccATATGTAAAGAAGGGAACCAGGAGACTGAAGACTCAGAACCCACACAAACTCTTATGGAGTGCTCTGAATGTGCTCAGATTACACATCCTGAATGCATAACG gtGCCAGGTGAGGGTGTGATCAATAAGGACCTGCCCAGTTGCTGGGAGTGTCCCAAATGTGTCCAGGAAAAGAACACAGAG TCTTCCAGCAGTAGTTCTGAAAAGGAGGGTGAAAGCAGCGTGACCACTGGCTCGCCGTCTTTAGGCCCTCCGGCCAAGCGGGCCTACCGGGAGGGCATTGGGGTGGGGGCGCTGCGTTTGGGGCGCAGGAGTCGTCCACCCCTGTCGCCCTCTTCCTTCCCTCTGACCCGCTCCAGGCGCCAACCCCCACCTTCCCAGAGGCTTCTACTGCAGCACCAACAGAGCCGCAAGAGGGCCAGCGTACTGGAGCTGCAGCACAGGAAGAGG ATAAAGTTAGAACGGAACAAAATCCTCCAGTCG CTCCTGCGTCAGCGGAGTTTGGAGAGGAGCATGGCGGTCAGAGCAGCACTCAGCAAAGGTGCATCCCGTGGGAGAGGGGTGCCAGCCTACAGGGGGAGAGGGGTGCGGCTACGTGGCGGAGGAAGAGTCGGAGCGCTGAGAGGAAGGACCGAGAAAGAGGAACACGGGACGGACAGCGATGAGGAGGAAGGgcgggagaaggaggagaggagagaaaacgGACGAGGGGGCAAAGAGAACTGGCCGCAGAGGCACGGCGGACGGGCAAACGTAGAGGAGAATGGAGATGGTCAGCAAaacggagagagagaaagggacgAGGATGAAGAACATTCCCGGACAGACTCCTCCCCGGCGCTCAGCGACGAGGTCCGAGGTCAAAGATCTTGTGTAACTGTGACCTTGCAGCCATCCAGGGGCAGGCGGGACCCCAGCACCATCGTGCCCAAACTGGAGGCCAACGTGTCCCCCAGAAGCCTCCCGCAGAGCCCCAGGGACATCAACGGAAAGTCTTTACTTCGCCCGCCGCTCCGAAACGGAGTCCGCCACTCTGATAAAACTCACACAAACCTTCACACAccgcactctcacacacacgtaGTGAAGTCACACACAGACCGAACACACCTTCAGTCCCCCATGTTGACCAGAACCACTTCCAAACACTCCCACATGAGATTCAACTCAAGGGATTCCCACCACAGCGGGAAGAATTCGCGGCATGACCGAGGCAAGCACCCgacctcctcttcctcatcttgcCCAGTGGCCCGTGGGTCATCTGAGCAGAATGGAGCAAACGAGTCCGGCTGGGAGAGGCCGGTGTGGGTGTCTGTCTTTCGCTACCTGACACGGGCCGAGCTGTGCGTCTGCATGGCTGTCTGCAAGAACTGGTACAAATG GGGGTGTGATAAGCGCTTGTGGACACGGATCAGTTTAAGCCGCTGCCAGTCCATTAGTCCGCAGGCCCTCTCTGGCATCATCAAACGCCAGCCGGTCACCCTGGATCTTTCTTGGGCCAACATATCCAAGAAACAGCTCACCTGGCTCATCAACCGGctgccag GGCTCAAAGATCTGGTTTTGTCAGGGTGCAACTGGACATCGgtctctgctctgagctctctTAGCTGTCCGTTATTGCGCTCCTTAGACCTGCGTTGGGCAGACGGCGTCAAAGAAGCTCAGATCCGAGAGCTCCTCAGCCCACcag GTAGCAATAACCGATCCCAGCTGCGGAACATGCAGTGTTTGAGGCTGTGTGGTCTGGAAGTGACTGAGGCGACACTGAGGCTGATCATCAGGCACATGCCTCAGCTGACGAGGCTGGAGCTCTCGCACTGCCCTCTGACTGACAACGCTCTCAACCTCCTCACTGCTGTGGGCTCCTCCACACGCAACACTCTCGCACACCTCAACCTAGCAG GCTGCAGTCGTCTAACTGACCACTGTCTGCCATACCTGCAGCGTCTCTCCTGTCTCTCGGTGCTGGACCTGCGCGGCTGTAAGGGCGTCTCCCGGCAGGCCTGTGAGAAATTCATCTCCGAACTGTCCGTCACTGCTCTGTACTGCCTGTCAGACGACAAACTCATCCAGAGGATATCTTAG